Proteins encoded within one genomic window of Brassica rapa cultivar Chiifu-401-42 chromosome A09, CAAS_Brap_v3.01, whole genome shotgun sequence:
- the LOC103836890 gene encoding 50S ribosomal protein L5, chloroplastic, translating into MASPSLLHSSASSFHCRFPSLAVTSSAPPPLRSVVKVSASGTVLVEKSEAEKVQRLKTAYLERIIPALKDEFKYINIHQVPKVQKIVVNCGIGDAAQNDKGLEAAMKDIALITGQKPVKTRARASIATFKIREDQPLGIAVTLRGDVMYSFLDRLINLALPRTRDFQGVSPSSFDGNGNYSIGVKDQSVFPEIRFDAIGKARGMDVCISTTAKTDQEGQKLLALMGMPFREGSSANTGAPVRKKKLKSHHFDAKGKGKGKR; encoded by the exons ATGGCATCTCCTTCGCTTCTGCACTCTTCTGCTTCCTCCTTTCACTGCCGCTTTCCATCGCTAGCGGTCACATCCTCCGCACCTCCGCCGCTGAGAAGCGTGGTGAAAGTCTCGGCGTCGGGAACAGTGCTGGTGGAGAAATCTGAGGCGGAGAAAGTCCAGCGCCTCAAAACGGCGTACCTCGAGAGAATCATCCCCGCGCTCAAAGACGAGTTCAAGTACATTAACATTCACCAG GTTCCAAAGGTACAGAAGATTGTGGTGAACTGTGGTATAGGAGATGCAGCGCAAAACGACAAAGGATTGGAGGCAGCAATGAAAGACATAGCGCTTATTACAGGACAGAAGCCTGTGAAGACGAGAGCTAGAGCTTCCATTGCCACTTTCAAGATTAGGGAAGACCAACCTCTTGGCATTGCCGTCACTCTCAGAGGAGAC GTGATGTACTCGTTCTTAGATCGTCTGATCAATCTAGCACTTCCGAGAACAAGAGATTTCCAAGGTGTGAGTCCCAGTAGCTTTGATGGTAACGGTAACTACAGCATTGGTGTCAAAGACCAAAGTGTCTTCCCTGAAATCAG GTTTGATGCGATTGGGAAAGCAAGAGGAATGGATGTATGCATCAGCACAACGGCAAAAACAGATCAAGAAGGACAGAAGCTATTGGCTCTGATGGGAATGCCTTTCAGGGAAGGAAGCAGTGCCAACACAGGTGCGCCGGTGAGgaagaagaaactaaagtctcaTCATTTTGATGCTAAAGGCAAAGGCAAAGGAAAGAGATGA